In Odontesthes bonariensis isolate fOdoBon6 chromosome 6, fOdoBon6.hap1, whole genome shotgun sequence, one genomic interval encodes:
- the LOC142382354 gene encoding junction-mediating and -regulatory protein-like: protein MSFTMEDHLESGWVAVRPNAFEEKEKHKLVFIVAWNEVEGKFAITCHDRTVQRRSFGRDPLAEVTSLDGDKTKWPESPVRDKVSRSPSRGAAEAAGKGRSPESKSASAPKASPLKTNIKSTVFPVGADTEVLGDQLSPSLGCLDLEELDSLSREDCSWAGLFSSQDLRAAHQQLCSVNSVLEPCLPGFPEEPAGMWTVLFGPAEVPETEMDELCNSLQVYLGHALDTCGWKILSQVLFTENDDPDEYYESLSELRQSGHEEVLKRATKHLQELLEKHKTLDSMVELLELYEEEDQAYGGLLEASTQLYQYLLQPFRDMRELAMLRRQQIKISMENDYLGPRRIEALKKEDSDWQRKAQEAVLNIQEFTVKYFEITARAQKGVYERMKVDQRKFGKSSWTAAVERMERLRYCVAKETLQLQRAKEICLEQRKHTLREEMQGLCSSEDAMALLDHMESQYYELQLQLYDIQAEILQCEELLLTAQLDSIRRQMTERQEEVVYYDTFESADDITQDDAAEREELRRLQVSARQLEARRGRISAKRSYLRNKREICVSNHTQKQQRHQNILKGSLSHHVLQLKHEEEDEEMKNSRVSQERQRTLDRLRTFKQRYPGQVILKSTRLRAAHVKRKERGRSMQSVESVCVHTHGQPLCLSTSVQTDPSATLTTQPVATLAASAPPLPVPSPADSSCSPCSFSSLLSSPISPPPPPPPPPPLPTKEDMSPSSSPGQHGQKTERKSAEEELTVSLLGPFIPRFFDSSQLVSARKKLRKTPEIDAHSRRASSPMDEVLASLKRGSFHLRKVDQHSLPSSKGDDDPNSILAQIRKGVKLKRVPCKDRKDQRELPASTDSLTRSIHEALRRIKEASPESDSDDDGLAGPDWES, encoded by the exons ATGTCCTTCACAATGGAGGATCATTTGGAGTCGGGATGGGTAGCCGTCCGCCCGAATGCGTTTGAGGAAAAGGAAAAGCATAAATTAGTTTTCATCGTGGCCTGGAATGAAGTTGAGGGTAAATTTGCCATTACGTGTCACGACAGGACGGTTCAGAGGAGAAGCTTCGGGAGGGATCCTCTGGCGGAGGTGACGAGCCTGGATggagacaaaacaaaatggcCCGAAAGTCCCGTCAGGGATAAAGTGTCTCGGAGCCCGAGCAGAGGAGCCGCTGAGGCTGCAGGTAAAGGACGCAGCCCCGAGTCCAAGAGCGCGTCCGCACCAAAAGCGAGTCCGttgaaaacaaacattaaatctACTGTTTTTCCTGTTGGTGCGGATACTGAGGTGTTAGGAGACCAGCtgtctccctctctgggctGCCTGGacctggaggagctggacagTCTGAGCAGAGAGGACTGCAGCTGGGCCGGGCTCTTCTCCTCCCAGGACCTCCGAGCAGCCCACCAGCAGCTCTGCTCGGTGAACTCGGTCCTGGAGCCCTGCCTCCCGGGGTTTCCCGAGGAACCCGCCGGGATGTGGACGGTGCTGTTCGGCCCGGCAGAAGTGCCGGAGACAGAGATGGACGAGCTGTGCAACAGCTTACAGGTGTACCTTGGTCACGCGCTCGACACCTGTGGATGGAAGATCCTTTCGCAGGTTCTGTTCACGGAAAACGACGACCCAGATGAGTACTATGAGAGCCTGAGCGAGCTGAGGCAGTCCGGGCACGAAGAGGTGCTTAAACGTGCAACTAAACATCTGCAAGAG CTACTGGAGAAGCACAAAACTTTGGACAGTatggtggagctgctggagCTATATGAAGAAGAAGACCAGGCCTACGGAGGCCTGCTGGAGGCCTCCACACAGCTGTACCAGTACCTGCTGCAGCCCTTCAGAGACATGAGGGAACTAGCAATGCTACGCAGACAACAGATAAAG ATTTCTATGGAGAACGACTACTTGGGCCCCAGGAGGATTGAAGCTCTCAAGAAAGAGGACTCTGACTGGCAGAGGAAAGCTCAGGAGGCGGTCCTCAACATCCAAGAGTTTACTGTAAAATACTTTGAGATCACTGCCAGAGCCCAGAAAG GGGTCTATGAGCGTATGAAAGTGGACCAGCGAAAGTTTGGTAAATCTTCATGGACAGCAGCGGTGGAGCGCATGGAGAGACTGCGCTACTGCGTCGCCAAGGAGACCCTTCAGCTTCAGAGAGCCAAGGAGATATGTCTGgagcagaggaaacacacactTCGAGAAGAG ATGCAGGGTCTGTGTAGCAGTGAGGATGCGATGGCCCTCTTAGACCACATGGAGTCACAGTACTATGAGCTCCAGCTCCAACTGTATGACATACAAGCTGAGATACTGCAGTGTGAGGAGCTGCTGCTCACTGCGCAACTCGACAGCATTCGCAGACAGATGACAG AGCGTCAGGAGGAGGTGGTGTACTATGACACTTTTGAAAGTGCAGATGATATAACACAGGATGATgctgcagagagagaggagcTGCGCAGACTTCAGGTCAGCGCTCGACAGCTTGAGGCAAGAAGAGGACGCATCAGTGCCAAGCGCTCCTATCTACGGAACAAAAGG GAGATCTGTGTATCCAACCACACTCAGAAGCAGCAGAGACATCAAAACATCCTGAAAGGCTCTTTGTCCCATCATGTCTTGCAg CTAAAACAtgaagaggaagatgaggaaatGAAGAACAGCAGAGTAAGTCAAGAAAGGCAGAGAACTCTGGACAGGCTCCGAACTTTCAAACAG CGTTACCCAGGTCAGGTGATCCTAAAGTCCACTCGGCTACGTGCGGCCCACGTAAAAAGAAAagagcgaggcagaagcatgcAAAGTGTGGAATCTGTCTGTGTCCACACACATGGCCAGCCGCTTTGTCTTAGTACCAGCGTGCAGACGGACCCCAGCGCCACACTCACCACTCAGCCCGTTGCAACACTAGCAGCAtcagctcctcctctgcctgtacCCAGTCCTGCAGACTCCTCCTGCTCGCCCTGTTCCTTCTCCTCACTGCTGTCATCTCCTATCTcccctcctccaccaccacctccaccacctccccttCCAACAAAGGAGGACATGTCACCTTCCAGTAGCCCAGGCCAGCATGGACAAAAGACTGAGAGAAAGAGTGCAGAGGAAGAGCTCACGGTCTCCCTACTTGGCCCATTCATCCCTCGCTTTTTTGACAGCAGCCAACTGGTGAGCGCACGGAAGAAGCTGAGGAAGACACCAGAGATCGACGCCCACAGCAGAAGAG CGAGCTCACCCATGGATGAGGTGCTTGCCTCCCTGAAGAGGGGCAGCTTCCATCTGAGGAAGGTCGACCAGCATTCCCTGCCTTCTTCTAAGGGGGACGATGACCCCAACAGCATTCTGGCTCAGATACGCAAGGGGGTCAAGCTTAAGCGTGTCCCCTGTAAAGACAGGAAAGACCAGAGAGAGCTCCCTGCATCCACTGACTCTCTGACCCGGAGCATCCACGAGGCACTGCGCCGCATCAAGGAGGCTTCACCAGAGTCCGACTCAGACGATGATGGGCTGGCAGGCCCTGACTGGGAAAGCTAG